The proteins below come from a single Triticum aestivum cultivar Chinese Spring chromosome 5D, IWGSC CS RefSeq v2.1, whole genome shotgun sequence genomic window:
- the LOC123125629 gene encoding transcription factor JUNGBRUNNEN 1-like, with translation MVAKAKMSAMELEMEKATRDGELVLGGAGDEEEEEDVVLPGYRFHPTDEELVAFYLRRKMARKSLRIEVIREMDIYKHDPWDLPKASTVGGEKEWYFFCLRGRKYRNSIRPNRVTGSGFWKATGIDRPIYSAGSGGASSGVSIGLKKSLVYYRGSAGKGTKTDWMMHEFRLPPAAANASPSMQEAEVWTICRIFRRAITYRNQQQPWRPAPAPSFADSNSNTGSFESSEAGDEYMNCLQAPAPAAPCIPHPQHQQQYVSRTGTVDSGNFFYEDNMHNQQFQGQWNAAPAAPVPEQKQQNPLSTAVDFHQNDNSHAVAANDFYKVEGYLGEIARMLEVADPAGFYDYRSYG, from the exons ATGGTGGCCAAGGCGAAGATGAGCGCCATGGAGTTGGAGATGGAGAAGGCAACGAGAGACGGGGAGCTAGTGCTCGGCGgcgccggagacgaggaggaggaggaggacgtggtgctGCCGGGGTACCGGTTCCACCCCACCGACGAGGAGCTGGTCGCCTTCTACCTCCGCCGGAAGATGGCCAGGAAGTCGCTCCGCATCGAGGTCATCCGGGAGATGGACATCTACAAGCACGACCCGTGGGATCTCCCCA AGGCGAGCACGGTTGGTGGGGAGAAAGAGTGGTACTTCTTCTGCCTCAGGGGGAGGAAGTACCGGAACAGCATCCGGCCCAACCGGGTCACCGGCTCCGGCTTCTGGAAGGCCACCGGCATCGACCGGCCGATCTACTCCGCCGGCAGCGGCGGCGCCAGTTCCGGCGTGTCCATCGGGCTGAAGAAGTCGCTCGTCTACTACCGCGGCAGCGCCGGCAAGGGCACCAAGACTGACTGGATGATGCACGAGTTCCGcctcccgccggccgccgccaaCGCCTCCCCGAGCATGCAGGAAGCG GAGGTGTGGaccatctgcaggatcttcaggaGGGCCATCACCTACCGGAACCAGCAGCAgccgtggaggccggcgcccgcgCCGTCCTTCGCCGATTCGAACTCCAACACGGGGAGCTTCGAGTCGTCCGAGGCCGGCGACGAATACATGAACTGCCTGCAGGCTCCGGCACCCGCCGCTCCATGCATCCCCCACCCCCAGCACCAGCAGCAGTACGTCAGTCGGACGGGCACGGTGGACAGCGGCAACTTCTTCTACGAGGACAACATGCACAACCAGCAGTTCCAGGGGCAATGGAACGCCGCACCCGCCGCCCCGGTGCCGGAGCAGAAACAGCAGAATCCATTGTCCACGGCCGTCGACTTCCACCAGAATGACAATAGCCACGCTGTCGCCGCGAACGATTTTTACAAGGTTGAGGGGTACTTGGGGGAGATCGCGAGGATGTTGGAGGTCGCCGATCCGGCAGGATTTTACGACTACAGATCATACGGTTGA